A region from the Dysidea avara chromosome 15, odDysAvar1.4, whole genome shotgun sequence genome encodes:
- the LOC136245255 gene encoding speckle-type POZ protein B-like has protein sequence MQISPGSFSPPTDVTFKLFDGSIDAHKMILAAVSPVFERMFYGDFKEGKSKEVELPKDKYKVMKLLVDTVYSGSCELADLDDTIPLIEVMDRYQINKVLLQHMCGEAILSQLIPLVTKVC, from the coding sequence ATGCAGATATCTCCTGGTTCATTTTCTCCACCCACTGATGTAACCTTCAAGTTATTTGATGGTAGTATTGATGCTCACAAGATGATACTAGCTGCTGTGTCCCCTGTCTTTGAGAGGATGTTCTATGGAGACTTTAAGGAGGGAAAATCAAAGGAAGTAGAATTACCGAAGGACAAGTACAAAGTCATGAAGCTACTTGTTGATACTGTTTACAGTGGAAGCTGTGAACTAGCTGATCTTGATGATACTATTCCACTGATTGAAGTGATGGATCGCTACCAAATTAACAAGGTTCTACTGCAACACATGTGTGGTGAAGCCATCCTATCACAATTGATTCCTCTTGTTACCAAAGTATGTTAG
- the LOC136245256 gene encoding kelch-like protein 20 — translation MNHHVHQCVNMEQDSPYTESSSDSPAKVTSSLATKITFIQISPTSFSPPTDVTLKLSDGSIDAHKMILAAVSPVFERMFYGNFKEGQSKDVDLPKDSYKTMRLLIDTIYKGSCEVDNLDDTIPLMEVMDRYQINKVPLKHMCGEPVLSQLDSSNYLTLLPKYVSVMSEESHKKAADKVMSFTNNDFVTKFDETKDLPEEVMLPLLKSYGITQPEINVFEFLVKWHNYQTKDLGMSLQLTTQLFQCVRYFLILPQLLSSKVIANSLADRQLVAKAFDYLYNSPSPLGSYGDGSHQLPPEQFSELSSCSIRTQWISNTNVSLKPVLLDRYDEATIYPVLAFAIHSTDVSQNR, via the exons AGCAAAAGTCACTAGCAGCTTGGCAACCAAAATAACGTTCATCCAGATATCACCGACCTCATTTTCTCCACCCACTGACGTAACCCTCAAGTTATCTGATGGTAGTATTGATGCTCACAAGATGATACTAGCTGCTGTGTCTCCTGTCTTTGAGAGGATGTTCTATGGAAACTTTAAGGAGGGACAATCAAAGGATGTTGATTTACCAAAGGACAGCTACAAAACAATGCGGCTACTCATTGATACTATTTACAAAGGAAGTTGTGAGGTGGATAACCTAGATGATACCATTCCACTGATGGAAGTGATGGACCGTTACCAAATCAACAAAGTCCCACTAAAGCATATGTGTGGTGAACCCGTTTTATCACAATTGGATTCCTCTAATTACCTTACCTTGTTACCAAAGTATGTTAGTGTGATGAGTGAGGAAAGTCACAAGAAAGCAGCTGATAAGGTCATGAGCTTCACTAACAATGATTTTGTTACTAAGTTTGATGAGACCAAAGATCTTCCTGAGGAGGTGATGTTACCTTTGCTGAAAAGCTATGGTATCACACAACCTGAAATCAATGTTTTTGAATTTCTAGTCAAGTGGCATAACTATCAAACTAAAGATCTTGGCATGTCCCTACAACTGACTACTCAGTTGTTCCAGTGTGTGCGGTACTTCCTGATTCTCCCCCAGTTGTTGTCTTCAAAAGTGATTGCAAACAGTCTTGCTGACAGGCAACTTGTAGCAAAggcttttgattatttatacAACAGCCCCAGTCCATTGGGGTCTTATGGCGATGGCAGCCATCAACTTCCACCTGAGCAGTTTAGTGAACTATCTAGCTGTTCAATACGTACACAATGGATTAGCAATACGAACGTGTCACTGAAACCAGTACTGCTAGACAGGTACGAT GAGGCAACCATTTATCCAGTTTTAGCATTTGCCATTCACTCAACTGATGTGTCTCAAAATCGTTAA